A genomic window from Thermococcus sp. EP1 includes:
- a CDS encoding NEW3 domain-containing protein: MKKLTFILILFLLTSIFPATASLPWITVFEGRVQIGETLIVGDYQIKITQEKYTLKPYAIIYRKGKIRSVVELNRTFEIDNIRIMRGSFDERGIFVVLQYKPSFLKEIGPQEGNIFNIDGYSILIINSTEDMLSLKINGAEVTIKKNSSRVFDKLVLIYNNGVLDIYSANIQVRHEKSDNYEIYYPFRSLKVDAGSRVQLPINIVNENTDSSELSLRILSKPADWEVDFFDESSNYRINGLILNPGSSITVNLLINVPEAAKGIHSIIFAVGDKVGRVDLNVTKDPNGGVGLKVPLLSIEAEAGEKIIFPIQFTPYVDEKVIELQIKEVPPEWNAYFSLNGQRIRSFLLDKSEVVNLVVKSPRNAELGEHKIKFSVNKMEKSVSVFIYKTHKEEPANLILSIIDEEGRPVSKPKVQIGNETYIADTNGVLEVQLPKGNYTIIVSKEGYEIKEERIMLEDGEKKDERITLKRLLYYFAVDMESDHLITGFDFQPVYEIRIENLGKENDEYTLSIEGLPSGWAVSFLRDVQSNFEIKSIKVDSGEAKSAYLRIIPSFNAQPGVYNVTLKIRSTSGNEIEKKIEVEVIGRYELHVEAANYLVSLKPDEEKSIPITLRNFGNTVTNVNIEVNAPQGWDVEVEPQKLAKIEGKGVETITIRIKPSKATPAGEYRINIGVKSDQTESRIQLTARVRQSSSSAYLGVIILVMAFATVILLMRRVGRR; the protein is encoded by the coding sequence ATGAAAAAGCTTACTTTTATTTTGATATTATTTCTCTTGACCTCTATTTTTCCAGCAACAGCTTCCTTGCCATGGATAACAGTGTTTGAGGGAAGGGTACAAATTGGAGAAACTTTAATTGTGGGGGATTATCAGATTAAGATAACTCAAGAAAAGTACACTTTAAAACCTTATGCAATAATTTACAGGAAAGGTAAGATCAGGAGTGTAGTAGAGCTTAATCGAACTTTTGAGATCGATAACATAAGGATAATGAGAGGTAGTTTTGATGAAAGGGGCATTTTTGTAGTTCTTCAATACAAACCAAGCTTTCTTAAGGAAATAGGGCCTCAAGAAGGCAATATTTTTAATATCGATGGGTATTCGATTTTGATAATTAACTCTACTGAAGACATGCTCTCTCTAAAGATAAATGGAGCAGAAGTTACTATAAAGAAAAACTCCTCGAGAGTGTTTGATAAACTCGTCCTTATATATAATAATGGAGTTCTAGATATTTACTCTGCTAACATTCAAGTAAGGCATGAAAAAAGTGATAATTATGAGATTTATTATCCATTCAGGAGTTTGAAGGTAGACGCAGGAAGTAGAGTTCAGCTTCCTATTAACATTGTCAATGAGAATACTGACAGTTCAGAGCTTAGTTTAAGGATACTTTCAAAGCCAGCAGACTGGGAAGTTGATTTTTTTGATGAGAGTAGCAATTACAGGATCAATGGCCTTATTCTTAATCCTGGAAGTTCTATAACGGTTAATCTTCTAATAAATGTCCCAGAGGCAGCAAAAGGAATCCATAGTATTATTTTTGCTGTGGGAGATAAAGTAGGGAGGGTAGATTTAAATGTAACTAAGGATCCGAATGGAGGAGTAGGTCTTAAGGTGCCGCTTTTATCAATAGAGGCTGAGGCTGGTGAGAAAATAATCTTTCCAATACAGTTTACACCATATGTTGATGAAAAGGTGATTGAGCTTCAAATAAAAGAGGTCCCTCCAGAGTGGAATGCATACTTCTCCCTAAATGGGCAGAGAATTAGATCATTTCTCTTAGATAAGAGTGAGGTTGTTAATCTTGTTGTGAAGAGTCCAAGAAATGCCGAATTGGGTGAGCATAAAATAAAGTTTTCCGTTAACAAAATGGAGAAAAGTGTAAGCGTTTTCATTTACAAAACGCACAAGGAAGAACCTGCAAACCTGATTTTGAGCATAATTGATGAAGAAGGAAGGCCCGTATCAAAACCCAAAGTACAGATTGGAAATGAGACTTACATCGCAGATACAAATGGTGTTTTGGAGGTGCAACTTCCAAAGGGGAATTACACAATAATCGTAAGTAAAGAGGGGTATGAAATCAAAGAGGAAAGAATAATGCTTGAGGATGGGGAGAAAAAAGATGAGAGAATTACCCTGAAGAGGCTTTTATACTACTTCGCTGTAGATATGGAGAGCGATCATTTAATAACGGGCTTTGACTTTCAACCTGTTTATGAGATTAGAATTGAAAATCTAGGTAAGGAGAACGATGAATATACTTTAAGCATTGAAGGGCTTCCATCTGGTTGGGCTGTGAGCTTTCTCAGGGATGTACAGAGCAATTTTGAAATTAAGAGTATAAAAGTAGATAGTGGGGAAGCTAAGAGTGCCTATTTAAGAATAATCCCGTCATTTAATGCACAGCCAGGGGTTTACAATGTTACATTGAAGATAAGAAGCACCTCTGGAAACGAAATAGAGAAGAAAATTGAAGTGGAAGTTATAGGAAGATATGAACTTCATGTTGAAGCTGCAAACTACCTCGTATCCCTAAAGCCTGACGAAGAGAAGAGCATTCCCATAACCCTCAGAAACTTCGGAAACACCGTGACTAACGTTAACATTGAAGTGAATGCTCCACAAGGGTGGGATGTTGAAGTAGAACCTCAAAAGCTGGCTAAGATAGAGGGGAAGGGTGTTGAGACAATAACTATTCGTATAAAACCCTCAAAAGCAACACCTGCTGGAGAATATCGGATAAATATAGGTGTAAAATCTGACCAAACAGAGTCACGAATCCAGCT
- the moaC gene encoding cyclic pyranopterin monophosphate synthase MoaC: MELTHVDENGVKMVEVGQKDVVFRRAIAKGRIKLKPETIKLIQEGKTKKGNVIASAQIAGILAVKRTWELIPLCHPIPLTGVDINFEFGEDYIEATCEVRAYYKTGVEMEALTGVSVALLTIWDMVKAVEKDENGQYPFTKIEDIRVIEKVKK; encoded by the coding sequence ATGGAACTCACTCACGTGGATGAAAATGGTGTTAAAATGGTAGAAGTTGGACAAAAAGATGTTGTTTTTAGAAGAGCCATTGCTAAAGGTAGAATAAAACTCAAACCAGAAACAATAAAGCTTATTCAAGAAGGGAAGACCAAAAAAGGCAATGTTATAGCAAGTGCCCAAATTGCAGGAATCTTAGCTGTAAAGAGAACATGGGAGTTAATACCACTATGCCACCCAATACCACTAACTGGGGTTGACATAAACTTTGAGTTTGGAGAGGATTACATAGAAGCTACCTGCGAAGTAAGGGCCTATTATAAGACAGGTGTTGAAATGGAAGCTTTAACCGGAGTTAGCGTTGCCTTACTTACTATATGGGACATGGTCAAGGCTGTAGAGAAAGACGAAAACGGCCAGTATCCATTCACAAAAATCGAGGATATTAGAGTCATTGAAAAAG
- a CDS encoding YbjQ family protein — protein MIIATTEEVPGYKVVKVLGIARGATVRAKHIGKDILAGLRNITGGEVKEYTEMLAEAREVALQRMIQHAKEMGANGIIGVRFMTSAVASGAAEIFAYGTAVILEKE, from the coding sequence ATGATAATTGCTACAACTGAAGAAGTTCCTGGATATAAGGTTGTCAAAGTCTTAGGGATTGCTAGAGGGGCAACTGTCAGGGCGAAACACATTGGAAAAGATATTTTGGCAGGATTGAGGAATATTACTGGTGGAGAGGTAAAGGAGTACACTGAAATGCTTGCAGAGGCTAGAGAAGTAGCACTCCAAAGAATGATACAACATGCAAAGGAAATGGGTGCAAACGGTATCATTGGAGTGAGGTTCATGACATCGGCGGTTGCGTCTGGGGCTGCTGAAATATTTGCCTATGGTACTGCTGTTATCCTCGAAAAAGAGTGA
- a CDS encoding ABC transporter ATP-binding protein — translation MYAIEIESLTKKYKELVAVDNLTLNIEEGSIFGFLGPNGAGKTTTILSMLGLIIPDSGSIRILGSDVFKEPIKVKEKVGYLPENATVYGELTAWRNLEFFANFYNMSRAEKEKRIEELLKLVGLWDVRYRKAKTFSKGMKQRLLLAQALINDPEVLILDEPTSGLDPEGAHLVKSIVKEEAKKGKTVFFSSHILSEVEELSDNVGILVSGKLRAMGTLEEIKRQFMELEGYEIKIEAKQKLPEFDLDDIVRMEKINDKKMIIFARDDIRDQISDYLSKRGMTIINLEIEEPSLEDVFLKTIYKKE, via the coding sequence ATGTACGCTATTGAAATTGAGAGTCTGACCAAGAAGTATAAAGAATTGGTAGCAGTTGATAATCTAACATTGAACATTGAAGAAGGGAGCATTTTTGGATTTTTAGGTCCTAACGGTGCAGGGAAGACTACTACAATATTGAGCATGTTGGGGTTGATAATCCCAGACAGTGGGAGCATAAGGATACTTGGAAGTGACGTTTTTAAGGAGCCAATTAAAGTCAAAGAAAAAGTCGGCTACCTTCCTGAAAACGCAACAGTATATGGCGAGCTTACTGCATGGCGCAATCTAGAGTTTTTTGCCAATTTCTACAACATGAGCAGAGCCGAGAAAGAAAAACGTATAGAGGAGCTGCTCAAGTTAGTTGGTCTTTGGGATGTTCGTTACAGAAAGGCAAAAACGTTCTCAAAGGGCATGAAACAGCGTTTGCTTTTGGCTCAGGCCCTAATAAATGACCCAGAAGTTTTAATACTCGATGAGCCAACGAGTGGTCTTGATCCCGAAGGGGCTCATCTCGTCAAAAGCATAGTGAAAGAGGAGGCAAAAAAGGGAAAGACTGTATTCTTCTCCTCTCACATACTTAGCGAAGTTGAAGAGTTAAGTGATAATGTTGGAATTCTCGTAAGTGGAAAGCTCAGAGCGATGGGGACATTGGAGGAAATAAAGAGACAGTTCATGGAACTCGAGGGTTATGAGATAAAAATAGAGGCTAAACAAAAGCTTCCTGAATTTGATCTTGATGACATAGTGAGGATGGAAAAGATAAACGACAAGAAAATGATAATATTTGCCAGAGACGACATCAGAGACCAGATCTCGGATTATCTGTCGAAGAGAGGGATGACCATAATAAATCTTGAAATTGAGGAGCCGAGCTTGGAGGACGTTTTTCTCAAAACAATTTACAAGAAGGAGTGA
- a CDS encoding ABC transporter permease: MKAINIAMKDFEISIRTKRFQIIVLLFVITSLGMIYSSKKLGISANLYKTPFQMLFLSSFSNAFNYLISLSGILIGATTINAELERGTLKLIVSKPVYRDKVLLGKLLGGLLTLSVTLSLFYALTVAFALLLGVPITVSDLMRFLVTLPFSLLYGLVFLSLGLLISVFIRKSKNAIILAIFTFLFFGFLLSIIGGVIGFVVAGLPPLPNIPENATNLSEEQLQELFLKDPAYQAWLTKMTTTAEKILYVSPNYHYQEVIRILFGGKPQISEVVSALAYEESVVEDRSIRESLSLVWQNILLLIVMLLLPFTAAYAKFMKADLR; the protein is encoded by the coding sequence ATGAAAGCCATCAATATAGCAATGAAGGATTTCGAAATAAGTATCAGAACAAAGAGATTTCAAATAATAGTGCTACTTTTTGTGATAACTTCTTTAGGGATGATATATAGCTCTAAGAAACTTGGTATAAGTGCAAATTTATATAAAACACCTTTCCAAATGCTTTTCTTATCAAGCTTCTCAAATGCTTTCAACTACTTAATATCATTATCAGGAATTCTCATTGGGGCAACAACAATAAATGCGGAATTAGAAAGGGGCACTCTAAAGTTGATAGTTTCAAAGCCTGTGTATAGGGATAAAGTGCTCTTGGGTAAACTTTTGGGAGGTTTGTTAACTCTTAGCGTAACTCTATCATTGTTTTATGCTTTAACAGTAGCTTTTGCACTGCTCTTAGGAGTCCCAATAACTGTAAGTGACCTGATGAGATTTTTAGTAACATTACCCTTTAGCCTACTCTATGGACTAGTTTTTCTAAGCCTCGGATTACTTATTTCAGTATTTATTAGGAAGTCCAAAAACGCTATCATCCTTGCAATATTTACATTCCTCTTTTTCGGCTTTTTGCTTTCAATAATTGGTGGAGTAATAGGGTTTGTAGTGGCTGGCTTGCCTCCTCTTCCTAATATTCCGGAAAATGCTACAAATCTAAGTGAAGAACAACTACAAGAGTTGTTCCTCAAAGACCCGGCATATCAAGCATGGTTGACTAAAATGACAACAACAGCTGAAAAAATCCTTTATGTCTCTCCTAACTACCATTATCAGGAAGTTATCAGAATACTCTTCGGGGGGAAGCCCCAAATTAGTGAAGTAGTTTCTGCTTTGGCTTATGAGGAGAGTGTTGTAGAGGATAGATCCATTAGGGAAAGTTTGAGTTTGGTCTGGCAAAACATCTTACTGTTGATAGTAATGCTTCTCCTGCCATTTACAGCAGCTTATGCAAAATTCATGAAAGCTGATTTGAGGTGA